In Patagioenas fasciata isolate bPatFas1 chromosome 18, bPatFas1.hap1, whole genome shotgun sequence, a genomic segment contains:
- the LOC136109462 gene encoding fas-binding factor 1 homolog yields the protein MRCVGFPKRFETPPGEAEPQVHRAPNYPAPARGGGPGREGPGGAAAGGAGAAVSPGAGTPRPWPPGPRALGAGGARAPRVAATGRGAAAVGAVRVWTRPRIFGPPLGVDIGGICGDTLWSKGKPGSCDAQTWGESLDVLRAGAELSGITGRGKKPGEGSGWLVGDGLPGTEDGAKPGGTRCCSPAFLGALRLQRRRKSPHPKQWPWVFLTLLPEAAAGSQHRTQGSEHFKYQNPPVSAPVRCSRGPQHQPPKGEAVLRHPQRSPCARPHPLAFQDKDDWDWDFLRTSKPSAGPQKMPVKRGTESSSETTAEQSRRKELPPRQTPLRTVAPVQRRKTSMFEDAEDDDLLDVLRRGKGPKKEEELRPARSTLDGLFGRGSAAKVLEKPEEEGRGDKKELVFGEYQPSMGSRPAVQPAVGQLVSSSETNPEPRSTPRPPRRRNPVRRRRAGDDWLSWEDEDFTDPTSQSRAAEEAAPKPDPMDWLIDALARRRAEEQAKAQEIKAETMETQEKKAKPSETEEKKAEPSEAQEKKNKPSETEEKKAEPSEAQEKKNKPSETEEKKAEPSEAQEKKNKPSEAQDTKAEPSETAGEGPGPRSPSSQLAASPAALDCRAELLSAQARVAELESQVQMLEEERAQQKVLLESAQRQHQEHLDVQESSHRTSVNIMKEKYEQQVEMLRRQNEQLAAQLRQERQDTARDRAELLAQHQLDLEQLWEQHRLELQQLRELQRESVEKLRKKHEEQLQHVKWLKEREMDVLTGTISHTRSLDSVVERMEKFSSDLQNVCRRSMEEEQSRVRELVANTQTRLGEQTWLLEQERAELKIQRQELKAKEEQLARDRQRLDEAWQEMQLEKEKVIEAVRHVQKQQEMIRSTKELSAQKHAEGERALGEARRMQSEFWDKLQVLQQQEEQLKQQEEQLKQQQEQLKPQLEQLKQQKEQLKQLQEQMNQQQEQMKQQLEQMKQQPEQLKQQLQQLKQDQEQLKQEKASLSSMFSAQMQLLKFQAQQGDKELEKQRIFLENLKKVRYNTARLSTAPPSSSRSVDDTIEYTHALIEALRKASPPVQVADLSSILRPPITFKTL from the exons ATGAGGTGTGTGGGCTTTCCAAAGAGGTTTGAAACTCCCCCGGGGGAAGCCGAGCCCCAGGTTCACCGGGCACCCAATTACCCAGCACCGGCGAGAGGAGGAGGGCCGGGCCGGGAGGGGCcgggcggggctgctgcgggcggggccggggctgccgtgAGCCCGGGGGCCGGGACGCCGCGGCCGTGGCCACCAGGCCCGCGCGCGCTGGGGGCCGGGGGCGCGAGGGCGCCCCGTGTCGCGGCCACGGGACGCGGAGCGGCGGCGGTTGGTGCG gtcaGAGTGTGGACGCGACCAAGGATCTTCGGTCCCCCCCTGGGGGTTGACATCGGAGGAATCTGCGGAGACACCCTCTGGAGCAAGGGAAAGCCCGGCTCTTGCGATG CCCAAACGTGGGGAGAGAGCCTGGATGTCctgagggctggggctgagctctcTGGCATCACTGGCAGGGGCAAAAAGCCAGGAGAGGGGAGTGGGTGGCTGGTGGGAGACGGGCTTCCAGGTACCGAGGATGGAGCAAAGCCCGGgggcacccgctgctgcagcccagccttcCTGGGTGCGCTTCGGCTCCAGCGTCGTAGGAAGAGCCCTCACCCAAAGCAATGGCCTTGGGTGTTCCTGACGCTTctcccagaggcagcagcaggatcTCAGCACAGGACTCAGGGCTCAGAGCATTTCAAGTACCAAAATCCCCCCGTCTCAGCCCCCGTGCGCTGCAGCCGCGgcccccagcaccagcctccCAAGGGAGAAGCAGTGCTGAGGCATCCGCAGCGCTCGCCCTGTGCCCGTCCTCATCCTCTTGCTTTCCAGGACAAGGATGACTGGGACTGGGATTTCCTGAGGACATCGAAACCCAGTGCTGGCCCACAGAAGATGCCCGTGAAACGTGGCACTGAAAGCAGCTCTGAGACAACAGCAGAACAGAGCCGCAGGAAAG agctgcccccacgCCAGACGCCCCTGCGCACTGTGGCCCCGGTCCAGAGGAGGAAGACGTCGATGTTTGAAGATGCTGAAGACGACGACCTCTTGGATGTGCTAAGACGTGGCAAAGGCCCAAAAAAAGA AGAGGAGCTCCGGCCAGCGCGCTCCACGCTGGACGGCTTGTTCGGACGAGGCTCCGCGGCCAAAGTCCTGGAAAAGCCAG AGGAGGAAGGGCGCGGGGACAAGAAGGAGCTTGTCTTCGGAGAGTACCAGCCCTCGATGGGCTCCAGGCCCGCGGTCCAGCCAGCGGTGGGGCAGTTGGTGAG cagcagcgaAACAAACCCAGAGCCCCGCTCCACACCTCGTCCTCCCCGCAGACGGAACCCCGTGCGGAGGAGAAGGGCCGGAGACGACTGGCTGAGCTGGGAGGATGAGGATTTCACGGATCCCACCAGCCAGTCCAGGGCTGCAGAGGAGGCAGCACCTAAACCCGACCCGATGGACTGGCTGATTGATGCCTTGGCTCGCAGGAGAGCCGAAGAACAGGCCAAGGCACAGGAGATAAAGGCTGAGACCATGGAGACCCAGGAGAAGAAAGCCAAGCCCTCCGAGACTGAAGAGAAAAAGGCTGAGCCCTCGGAGGcgcaagagaaaaagaacaaaccctcCGAGACTGAAGAGAAAAAGGCTGAGCCCTCGGAGGcgcaagagaaaaagaacaaaccctcCGAGACTGAAGAGAAAAAGGCTGAGCCCTCGGAGGcgcaagagaaaaagaacaaaccctcGGAGGCCCAAGACACAAAGGCCGAGCCCTCAGAGACCGCGGGCGAAGGGCCGGGTCCCCGCTCTCCCAGCAG ccagctggccgcctccccagcagcattggactgtcgggcagagctgctgagcgcccaggcccgtgtggcagagctggagagccag GTccagatgctggaggaggagcgggcgcAGCAGAAAGTGTTATTGGAGAgtgcccagcggcagcaccaggagcacctggatgtccaggagagcagccacag GACCTCAGTGAACATAATGAAGGAGAAgtatgagcagcaggtggagatgCTGCGGCGGCAGAACGAGCAGCTGGCGGCtcagctgcggcaggagcggcaggacacggcgcgggatcgggcagagctgctggcgcagcaccagctggacctggagcagctgtgggagcagcaccggctggagctgcagcagctgcgggagctgcagag GGAGTCTGTTGAGAAACTGCGCAAGAAACACGAGGAGCAGCTCCAGCACGTCAAGTGGCTGAAAGAGCGAGAGATGGATGTGCTGACTGGCACCATTTCACACACCAG GTCTCTGGACAGCGTCGTTGAGAGGATGGAGAAGTTCTCCAGCGACCTGCAGAACGTGTGCAGGAGGAGCATGGAGGAGGAGCAGAGCCGTGTCCGGGAGCTGGTGGCCAACACGCAGACCAGGCTGGGCGAGCAGActtggctgctggagcag GAGCGGGCAGAGCTGAAGATCCAgcgccaggagctgaaagccaAGGAGGAACAGCTGGCGAGAGACAGGCAGAGGCTGGACGAGGCCTGGCAGGAAatgcagctggagaaggagaaggtgatcGAGGCCGTGCGACATgtccagaagcagcaggagatgaTCAGAAGCACGAAGGAG CTCTCGGCCCAGAAGCACGCAGAGGGGGAGCGAGCCCTGGGGGAGGCACGCAGGATGCAATCAGAGTTCTGGGACAAGCTGCaggtcctgcagcagcaggaggagcagctgaagcagcaggaggagcagttgaagcagcagcaggagcagctgaagccacagctggagcagctgaagcagcagaaggaacagctgaagcagctgcaggagcagatgAATCAGCaacaggagcagatgaagcagcagctggagcagatgaagcagcagccagagcagctgaagcagcagctgcagcagctgaagcaggatcaggagcagctgaagcaggaaaaggcCTCCCTGTCTTCCATGTTCAGTGCCCAGATGCAGCTGCTGAAGTTCCAGGCCCAGCAG ggggaCAAAGAGTTAGAGAAGCAGAGAATCTTCTTGGAGAACCTCAAGAAAGTACGATACAACACTGCACGGCTGTCAACAGCCCCTCCATCCTCCTCCCGTTCTGTGGACGATACCATTGAGTATACGCATGCATTAATAGAGGCCCTGAGGAAAGCATCTCCACCTGTGCAAGTAGCTGACCTGTCCTCCATTCTCCGGCCTCCCATTACTTTCAAGACCCTTTAA
- the TVP23C gene encoding Golgi apparatus membrane protein TVP23 homolog C — protein MLRQDSNDDIEDVSLFDADDNIPRRSKKSKIRHPVASFFHLFFRVSAIVVYLLCELLTSSFIACMVTIILLLSCDFWAVKNVTGRLMVGLRWWNQVDDDGKSHWVFESRKVSAQGSKTSSEAESRIFWLGLITCPMIWVIFAFSALFSFKVKWLAVVVMGVVLQGANLYGYIRCKVGNRKNLTSMATSYLGKQFLRQAVAKEDQTTS, from the exons ATGCTCCGGCAG GACAGCAATGATGACATTGAGGATGTGTCTCTCTTTGATGCAGATGATAACATACCCAGGAGATCAAAAAAGTCAAAAATAAG GCATCCAGTGGCGTCATTTTTCCACTTATTCTTCCGAGTCAGTGCGATAGTTGTCTATCTACTCTGTGAGCTCTTAACTAGCAGCTTTATTGCCTGCATGGTGACAATTATCCTCCTCTTGTCGTGTGACTTTTGGGCTGTAAAG AATGTCACAGGGCGACTGATGGTTGGTCTTCGTTGGTGGAACCAGGTGGATGATGATGGTAAAAGTCACTGGGTGTTTGAATCCAGGAAg GTATCAGCACAAGGGAGTAAAACCTCATCAGAAGCAGAGTCCCGAATTTTCTGGTTAGGTCTAATCACCTGCCCGATGATCTGGGTGATATTTGCTTTCAGCGCTCTCTTTTCTTTCAAAGTGAAATGGCTG GCAGTGGTTGTGATGGGAGTGGTGCTCCAGGGAGCCAACCTTTATGGTTATATCAGATGTAAAGTTGGCAACAGAAAGAACCTGACAAGCATGGCAACCAGCTATCTTGGGAAGCAGTTCCTGCGGCAG GCTGTGGCTAAAGAGGACCAAACAACATCCTGA